In Edaphobacter paludis, a single window of DNA contains:
- the infA gene encoding translation initiation factor IF-1: MSKEDAIEVMAVVVETLPNAMFKVELENKHQALAHVSGRMRKNFIRILPGDRVAIELSPYDLNRGRIVYRYK; encoded by the coding sequence TTGTCGAAGGAAGATGCAATTGAAGTCATGGCAGTTGTCGTAGAAACTCTGCCGAACGCCATGTTCAAGGTCGAGCTTGAAAACAAGCATCAGGCCCTTGCGCACGTCTCCGGGCGTATGCGTAAAAACTTCATCCGCATCCTCCCCGGCGACCGTGTCGCGATTGAGCTCAGCCCGTACGATCTCAACCGTGGCCGCATCGTCTACCGCTACAAGTAG
- a CDS encoding DNA-directed RNA polymerase subunit alpha: MLWRGFQKPKRLAVENETLTEKYGKFSAQPFERGFGTTIGNALRRTLLSSIEGAAVTAVRIEGVLHEFQSITGIVEDATDIILNLKQIPFKLNGEGPKALYLRADQAGVVTSGSIEADGDVEILDKNVYICTISEGGKIDMEMRLKRGRGYISADKNFDSDLGLGFIPVDSVHSPVRKVNYLVEAARLGQITDYDKLTVEIWTNGTVLPADALGLSAKLLKDHMTIFINFEEELEAGHDSLHDGPALQNDNLNRSVEELELSVRSYNCLKNANIITIGELIQKTEAEMLKTKNFGRKSLNEIKEILAQMGLSLGMKIDEHGNPQPGPTSVLPAATLAASLGNFDDDDEDEDEDDDFELPAEPENF, from the coding sequence ATGCTTTGGAGAGGATTCCAAAAACCCAAGCGTCTTGCCGTCGAGAACGAAACCCTTACCGAAAAGTACGGAAAATTCTCGGCCCAGCCATTTGAGCGCGGCTTCGGCACGACCATCGGCAACGCACTTCGCCGGACGCTGCTTTCGTCCATTGAAGGCGCCGCCGTCACCGCCGTTCGCATCGAAGGCGTATTGCACGAGTTCCAGTCCATCACCGGCATCGTCGAAGACGCGACCGACATTATCCTGAACCTGAAGCAGATTCCCTTCAAGCTCAACGGCGAAGGTCCCAAGGCCCTCTACCTCCGCGCCGACCAGGCCGGCGTAGTCACCTCGGGTTCCATCGAGGCCGACGGCGACGTCGAAATTCTCGACAAGAACGTCTACATCTGCACCATCTCCGAAGGTGGCAAGATCGACATGGAGATGCGCCTCAAGCGCGGCCGTGGCTACATATCTGCCGATAAGAACTTCGATAGCGACCTCGGTCTCGGCTTCATTCCCGTCGATTCCGTCCACTCGCCTGTCCGCAAGGTCAACTACCTCGTCGAGGCCGCCCGCCTCGGCCAGATCACCGACTACGACAAGCTCACCGTCGAGATCTGGACCAACGGCACCGTTCTTCCTGCAGATGCACTCGGCCTCTCGGCCAAGCTGCTTAAAGACCACATGACCATCTTCATCAACTTCGAAGAAGAGCTCGAAGCCGGTCACGACAGCCTGCACGATGGCCCCGCGCTGCAAAACGACAATCTCAACCGTTCTGTCGAAGAGCTCGAGCTCTCCGTCCGCAGCTACAACTGCCTGAAGAACGCCAACATCATCACCATCGGCGAGCTCATCCAGAAGACCGAAGCCGAGATGCTCAAGACCAAGAACTTTGGTCGCAAGTCCCTGAACGAGATCAAAGAGATCCTCGCGCAGATGGGCCTCTCACTGGGCATGAAGATCGACGAGCACGGCAACCCGCAGCCTGGACCAACATCCGTGCTGCCCGCAGCCACTCTCGCCGCCAGCTTAGGCAACTTCGACGACGACGATGAGGACGAAGACGAAGATGACGACTTCGAACTCCCCGCCGAGCCAGAAAACTTCTAA
- a CDS encoding DUF503 domain-containing protein — MPIARLTIELEIPHAQSLKDRRQVVRSLKDKLRHAFNLSIAELDDGIVWNRATLGIAAISSSASYLTGQIQMIDAAVLRLATGLSAEITDSYAEILPE; from the coding sequence ATGCCGATCGCTAGACTTACTATCGAACTGGAGATTCCTCATGCGCAATCGCTGAAGGATCGTCGCCAAGTCGTACGTTCCCTCAAGGACAAGCTGCGTCACGCCTTCAATCTTTCGATCGCCGAACTTGACGACGGAATCGTCTGGAACCGCGCCACCCTGGGCATTGCAGCCATCTCGTCCTCGGCCAGCTACCTGACCGGCCAAATTCAAATGATTGATGCCGCGGTACTTCGCCTGGCCACCGGCCTGAGCGCCGAAATTACGGACTCCTATGCCGAAATTCTTCCCGAATAG
- the map gene encoding type I methionyl aminopeptidase, whose translation MAILIKSPAEIEKMRISGKALRKVHDAIAPFVKPGATTMDLENVAVRKIAELGGIAAFKGYHGYPAALCTSVNNEVVHGIPNEKRVLNEGDIVSIDCGVIIDGFYSDAAVTYPVGKVSPETQKLLDVTLASLEAAIQKCQIGGRLFDISAAVQQMCEAAGFGVVRDFVGHGIGKSMHEDPQVPNFGIAGKGPRLKAGMVLAIEPMINAGGPEVRVLKDGWTAVTVDGSYSAHFEHTVAITKEGPRVLTR comes from the coding sequence ATGGCCATCCTGATCAAATCGCCCGCAGAGATCGAAAAGATGCGGATCTCCGGCAAAGCTCTCCGCAAGGTCCACGATGCCATCGCGCCTTTTGTTAAGCCGGGCGCGACTACCATGGACCTCGAAAACGTCGCCGTTCGCAAGATTGCCGAACTCGGCGGAATCGCCGCCTTCAAGGGATATCACGGATACCCCGCCGCACTCTGCACCTCGGTCAACAACGAGGTAGTCCACGGGATACCCAACGAGAAACGGGTCCTCAACGAAGGAGACATCGTCTCCATCGACTGCGGAGTCATTATCGATGGCTTCTACTCGGATGCTGCTGTCACTTATCCGGTCGGCAAGGTCAGTCCCGAGACCCAAAAACTTCTGGACGTTACTCTCGCCTCGCTCGAAGCTGCAATCCAGAAGTGCCAGATCGGCGGTCGCCTCTTCGACATCTCTGCCGCTGTTCAGCAGATGTGCGAAGCCGCAGGTTTCGGTGTGGTCCGCGATTTTGTCGGTCATGGCATCGGCAAATCCATGCACGAAGATCCCCAGGTTCCTAACTTCGGTATCGCCGGTAAAGGTCCGCGGCTCAAGGCTGGCATGGTTCTCGCCATTGAACCTATGATCAATGCGGGCGGCCCTGAGGTCCGCGTTTTAAAAGATGGATGGACTGCTGTGACCGTTGACGGAAGCTACAGCGCCCACTTTGAGCACACCGTCGCCATCACGAAAGAAGGCCCCCGGGTGCTCACCCGTTAG
- a CDS encoding glycosyltransferase family 39 protein translates to MNDLQQPAASGAWKERAPIAWVRGIWNGFAAESPQEFLVLCVVTGFLLLYGLVPLIGGDQLGLVGADEPRYAQVAREMLAQHNQICNQYNAEIVPRSLTANAIDGSFHCLIGGTITPILYGKPWLEKPALYYWRAMSFFKEFGVSDWSARLPSSSGAFALFVLIFLHMRRFRPGGHLNAALITASSLAIFAFARGASTDMQLAAPFCIGMLGWYAWYETGKKFWLFDLYFFGAAATLAKGPVAPFLALVIILLFAGLRREWSLLRRTIWLPGILLYMVMVLPWYLAVQWKNPTFYRLFFLEHNLERFATNRYQHHQPFWFYLAVLILGLMPWTILALRALVDSIDVSIAEWKVRHNPQRYLGHSRAGDAFPEFLVLWALFPIVFFSFSGSKLPGYILPSIPPLTILTADYLHRNRRDGLPRWLLWSHAAVCAILVFVLILAPQHMKYETLIPSAQWLLIAGGSALAVGGSVFFIIRRWGVPQLVNATFIPIVVALVFLLGFHGRDLDLNYSARPLAREIQRVAPGEKVLAVDQVRRDLDYGLAFYRNSPTIHYTPEDCPASVPAEEHLLVIPTRDTEELSRCLTGRVYKPLFLYDTQGLAVYKVYARQ, encoded by the coding sequence ATGAATGACTTGCAACAACCCGCCGCATCCGGCGCATGGAAAGAGCGCGCACCCATCGCCTGGGTCCGCGGCATATGGAATGGCTTCGCTGCCGAGTCGCCGCAGGAGTTTCTTGTTCTCTGCGTCGTCACCGGTTTCCTTCTCCTTTACGGCCTGGTACCGCTCATCGGTGGCGACCAGCTTGGCCTCGTCGGCGCGGACGAACCCCGCTATGCCCAGGTCGCCCGCGAGATGCTCGCCCAGCACAACCAGATCTGCAACCAGTACAACGCAGAGATAGTGCCGCGTAGTCTGACTGCCAACGCCATCGACGGCTCCTTTCACTGCCTCATCGGCGGAACTATCACGCCAATTCTCTACGGCAAGCCGTGGCTCGAAAAGCCAGCCCTCTACTACTGGCGCGCCATGAGCTTCTTCAAGGAGTTCGGTGTCTCCGACTGGTCGGCTCGCCTGCCATCATCCTCCGGAGCCTTCGCGCTCTTCGTTCTGATCTTTCTCCATATGCGGCGCTTCCGCCCTGGAGGCCACCTCAACGCCGCTCTCATTACCGCCTCCAGCCTTGCCATCTTCGCCTTCGCCCGAGGTGCGTCCACCGATATGCAGTTGGCAGCGCCCTTCTGTATCGGAATGCTCGGTTGGTATGCCTGGTACGAGACCGGCAAAAAGTTCTGGCTCTTCGACCTATACTTTTTCGGGGCCGCCGCTACGCTTGCCAAAGGCCCCGTAGCGCCCTTCCTCGCGCTCGTGATCATCCTTCTCTTCGCCGGTCTCCGGCGCGAGTGGTCTCTTCTTCGCCGTACGATCTGGTTGCCGGGCATCCTGCTCTACATGGTGATGGTGCTGCCCTGGTACCTCGCCGTGCAGTGGAAGAATCCAACTTTTTACCGTCTCTTCTTCCTCGAACACAATCTTGAACGCTTCGCCACGAACCGCTACCAGCATCACCAGCCCTTCTGGTTTTACCTGGCTGTATTGATCCTTGGCCTCATGCCGTGGACGATCCTCGCCCTCCGTGCTCTGGTCGATTCCATCGACGTCTCCATCGCCGAGTGGAAGGTACGCCATAACCCCCAGCGTTATCTCGGCCACTCCCGCGCCGGCGATGCCTTCCCTGAGTTCCTCGTCCTCTGGGCGCTCTTTCCCATCGTCTTCTTCTCCTTCTCCGGCTCCAAACTGCCCGGTTATATTCTGCCCTCCATCCCCCCGCTCACTATCCTCACGGCCGACTATCTCCACCGTAACCGCCGGGACGGTTTGCCTCGATGGCTCCTCTGGTCGCATGCTGCCGTCTGTGCCATCCTCGTCTTCGTTCTCATCCTTGCGCCCCAGCACATGAAGTACGAGACGCTCATTCCCTCGGCTCAATGGCTTCTGATTGCCGGGGGCTCTGCCCTCGCCGTTGGCGGCTCGGTATTCTTCATCATCCGTCGCTGGGGGGTTCCGCAGCTTGTCAACGCGACCTTCATTCCGATCGTGGTGGCGCTCGTCTTCCTCCTCGGATTCCATGGCCGTGACCTCGATCTCAACTACTCGGCCCGGCCTCTTGCTCGCGAGATTCAACGCGTAGCCCCTGGTGAAAAGGTGCTGGCGGTCGACCAGGTCCGCCGTGATCTCGACTACGGCCTCGCCTTCTACCGAAACAGCCCCACAATTCATTACACGCCGGAAGACTGCCCGGCCAGTGTCCCTGCCGAGGAGCATCTACTGGTCATCCCGACCCGCGACACGGAAGAGTTGAGCCGCTGCCTCACAGGCCGCGTGTACAAGCCTCTTTTCCTCTACGACACCCAGGGCCTGGCGGTCTACAAGGTTTACGCGCGCCAATAA
- a CDS encoding bifunctional oligoribonuclease/PAP phosphatase NrnA, with protein sequence MMQAPTYELTHEARIEALLDAFRSSPRFILTSHSRPDGDALGSVLALAEILDQMGCQTDVVFADPVPLIYRTLPNVERVHHTPSAADIADHSIPAILLECDGIARTGLLGLDEDRPLINIDHHASGRHFAGVNWIDEHACAVGAMVYRLAIAAKVEITPSMATCLYTAIMSDTGAFTYSSTNADTFALVHDLALHGANPGKIARDVYFSNSISKIRLLGAALSNLQCEGKVAWSWVTSNDMLLTGADAEDCEGVVNYLISIAGIESAVFLREVPDVNEFRLSIRSKGKIDVARIAESLGGGGHRSASGCTLAGPLDAAKERILTQLRTGLC encoded by the coding sequence ATGATGCAAGCACCGACTTACGAACTAACTCACGAAGCCCGGATTGAGGCGCTGCTCGATGCCTTCCGCTCCAGCCCCCGCTTCATCCTCACGTCGCACTCGCGGCCCGACGGCGACGCTCTCGGCTCCGTCCTTGCGCTGGCCGAGATCCTCGACCAGATGGGCTGCCAGACCGACGTCGTCTTCGCCGATCCCGTCCCGCTCATCTATCGCACCCTGCCCAACGTGGAACGCGTTCACCACACTCCCTCCGCAGCCGACATCGCCGACCACAGCATCCCAGCCATTCTGCTTGAGTGTGACGGTATAGCCCGCACCGGCCTGCTCGGTCTGGATGAAGATCGCCCACTGATCAACATCGATCACCACGCCAGCGGACGACACTTCGCCGGAGTCAACTGGATTGACGAGCACGCCTGCGCGGTCGGAGCCATGGTCTACCGCCTCGCCATCGCCGCGAAGGTCGAGATCACGCCCAGCATGGCCACCTGTCTTTACACCGCTATCATGTCCGACACCGGGGCCTTCACCTACTCCAGCACTAACGCCGACACCTTCGCCCTGGTCCACGATCTCGCTCTCCATGGAGCGAACCCCGGCAAGATCGCCCGCGACGTTTATTTCTCGAACTCCATCAGTAAAATTCGTCTCCTTGGCGCGGCACTCTCCAATCTTCAGTGCGAAGGCAAGGTTGCCTGGTCCTGGGTCACGAGCAACGACATGCTACTCACCGGAGCGGACGCAGAAGACTGCGAAGGTGTCGTCAACTACCTCATCAGCATCGCCGGTATCGAATCCGCGGTCTTCCTTCGCGAAGTGCCGGATGTGAACGAGTTCCGTCTCAGCATTCGCAGCAAAGGCAAGATCGATGTCGCCCGCATTGCCGAATCCCTCGGCGGCGGCGGCCATCGCAGCGCCAGCGGATGCACTCTCGCCGGGCCGCTTGATGCGGCCAAGGAACGCATTCTCACCCAGCTCCGCACGGGACTCTGTTAG
- the rpsK gene encoding 30S ribosomal protein S11 — protein MAKTQNTKGAAKTGKNKKFKKRERKNVPFGLVFIQATFNNTIVTITDQAGNTLSWKSSGSLGFRGSRKGTPFAAQQAAVGAANAARDHGLRSVDVRVSGPGSGRESAIRALATTGIEVRSIRDVTPMPHNGCRPPKRRRV, from the coding sequence ATGGCGAAGACACAGAACACCAAAGGCGCAGCCAAGACTGGCAAAAACAAGAAGTTCAAGAAGCGCGAGCGCAAGAACGTTCCATTTGGCCTCGTATTCATTCAAGCCACGTTCAACAACACGATCGTCACCATCACTGACCAGGCGGGCAACACGCTTTCCTGGAAGAGCAGCGGTTCGCTCGGCTTCCGCGGCTCCCGCAAGGGAACTCCGTTTGCCGCGCAGCAGGCCGCCGTCGGTGCAGCCAACGCAGCCCGCGACCACGGTCTCCGCTCGGTCGATGTGCGCGTCTCCGGTCCCGGCTCCGGCCGTGAGTCCGCGATCCGCGCTCTCGCCACAACCGGCATCGAGGTTCGCAGCATCCGCGACGTTACGCCGATGCCGCACAACGGCTGCCGTCCGCCCAAGCGCCGCCGCGTATAA
- the rpmJ gene encoding 50S ribosomal protein L36, with protein MKVRASVKKICDKCKVIHRRGVVRVICENAKHKQRQG; from the coding sequence ATGAAGGTTCGAGCATCTGTAAAGAAAATCTGCGACAAGTGCAAGGTTATTCATCGCCGCGGCGTCGTTCGCGTCATCTGCGAGAACGCCAAGCACAAGCAGCGCCAGGGCTAA
- the rpsD gene encoding 30S ribosomal protein S4 → MARYTGPVCRLCRRDGTKLFLKGAKCFSEKCPVEKRNFPPGQHGQSKKQKKVVGYGLQLREKQKAKRIYFTLETQFRAYYKKASNRTGVTGELLLQQLETRLDNVTYRLGFAMSRRQARQLVRHGHIQVNGRKVNIPSFQCKVGDEIAIREGSKALIILEESKNFASGQHAVQWLDINRDNLSGKVLALPKREDVNLPVNEQLIVELYSK, encoded by the coding sequence ATGGCACGTTATACAGGACCCGTCTGCCGCCTCTGCCGCCGCGACGGCACCAAGCTCTTCCTCAAGGGAGCCAAGTGCTTCTCAGAAAAGTGCCCCGTCGAGAAGCGCAACTTTCCTCCCGGCCAGCATGGCCAGTCCAAGAAGCAGAAGAAGGTTGTAGGCTACGGTCTCCAGCTTCGCGAGAAGCAGAAGGCAAAGCGCATCTACTTCACGCTCGAGACCCAGTTCCGCGCGTACTACAAGAAGGCCTCCAACCGCACCGGCGTCACCGGCGAACTCCTGCTTCAACAGCTTGAGACCCGCCTCGACAACGTGACCTACCGCCTCGGCTTTGCGATGAGCCGTCGTCAGGCCCGCCAGCTAGTACGTCACGGCCACATTCAGGTCAACGGTCGCAAGGTCAACATCCCGTCCTTCCAGTGCAAGGTCGGCGACGAGATCGCGATCCGCGAAGGTTCCAAGGCTCTTATCATTCTCGAAGAGTCGAAGAACTTTGCCAGCGGTCAACATGCCGTCCAGTGGCTTGATATTAACCGCGACAATCTCTCCGGCAAGGTCCTCGCTCTGCCGAAGCGCGAAGATGTCAATCTGCCCGTCAACGAGCAGCTCATCGTCGAACTCTACAGCAAGTAA
- the rpsM gene encoding 30S ribosomal protein S13, with product MARIAGVDVPNNKQARIGLTYIFGIGDSRAAKILAKADVDPLAKIATLDEDQLNRIRQVIEAEGQIEGDLRKDISLNIKRLIEIQSYRGLRHRRSLPVRGQRTHTNARTRKGPRKGTVAGKKKATK from the coding sequence ATGGCACGTATTGCTGGAGTCGATGTCCCTAATAACAAACAGGCGCGCATCGGTCTCACCTATATCTTTGGCATTGGCGACTCGCGCGCGGCGAAGATCCTCGCGAAGGCGGACGTCGATCCTCTCGCGAAGATCGCAACGCTCGACGAGGACCAGCTGAACCGCATCCGTCAGGTCATCGAAGCCGAGGGCCAGATCGAAGGCGATCTCCGCAAGGACATCTCGCTCAACATCAAGCGCCTCATCGAAATTCAGTCCTACCGTGGCCTCCGCCATCGGCGCAGCCTGCCTGTCCGCGGCCAACGCACCCACACCAACGCTCGCACCCGCAAAGGCCCACGCAAGGGAACCGTTGCCGGTAAGAAGAAAGCGACGAAATAA
- a CDS encoding diguanylate cyclase, whose product MSTQLAENEDPSLKEIWTQELLDSQPEQECDELVNLAAGICGTPLGLVTLLNDRLQWFRSTDWLKRRQTPRESAFCSYVIRQHGLFVVTDSFTDPRFATNPLVTDDPGLRFFAGVPLQTGSGQLLGTLAVMDTVPRLLTEEQGHTLEVLGRQVSARLELLLQRTALEQALKEKEESAAGLRASEELFRAFMNASPFMSYIKDSAGRLLFYNRSFAQRFGVSEYAWLGRTDEQLLQRNPTASDRLRNLEVMVGDQILESEEQIRGANGEIRSLRSFKFPCYDSAGNILLAGVAVDVSEEVAHMAELERYHRELEEANNRLRKLAVTDELTGLRNRRAFEERLVMEFSMARRRKRELAVLLLDVDDFKKVNDRWGHAAGDEVLRRLGRILQTTVRLPDLPARYGGEEFAVLLPESGQESALGLARRVMERVASERWDNAPLTISIGMAALNDSSMDGFQLVEMADEALYAAKRAGKNRVVAHNG is encoded by the coding sequence ATGAGCACACAGTTAGCGGAGAACGAAGATCCCAGTCTCAAAGAGATTTGGACGCAAGAGCTATTGGATTCCCAGCCCGAGCAGGAATGTGACGAGCTGGTGAATCTGGCTGCGGGAATCTGCGGGACCCCACTGGGACTGGTGACGCTGCTGAATGATCGGCTTCAATGGTTTCGATCGACCGATTGGCTGAAGCGACGGCAGACCCCGCGGGAATCGGCATTTTGTTCCTATGTGATACGGCAGCACGGATTGTTTGTCGTGACGGATTCATTTACCGATCCCCGGTTTGCTACCAATCCCTTGGTGACGGACGACCCTGGACTGAGGTTTTTCGCCGGCGTTCCCTTGCAGACGGGGAGTGGGCAATTACTGGGAACATTGGCAGTGATGGACACTGTGCCTCGGCTGCTGACCGAAGAACAGGGGCATACGCTGGAAGTGCTGGGAAGACAAGTGAGCGCCCGGCTGGAACTCCTGCTGCAACGGACCGCACTGGAACAGGCATTGAAAGAGAAGGAAGAGTCCGCTGCGGGGCTGCGGGCCAGTGAGGAGTTGTTTCGCGCGTTTATGAATGCCAGCCCATTTATGAGCTACATCAAAGACTCGGCGGGCCGACTGCTGTTCTATAACCGAAGCTTCGCGCAACGCTTCGGCGTCAGCGAATATGCCTGGCTGGGCCGCACGGATGAGCAGTTGTTGCAGCGAAACCCTACTGCGTCGGACCGTCTTCGCAATCTCGAAGTGATGGTTGGAGACCAGATACTGGAGAGCGAGGAACAGATTCGTGGCGCAAATGGTGAGATCCGTTCACTGCGCTCATTCAAATTTCCCTGCTACGATTCGGCGGGAAACATACTGCTGGCAGGAGTAGCTGTCGACGTCTCTGAAGAGGTGGCGCATATGGCTGAGCTGGAACGCTATCACCGAGAGCTGGAAGAGGCCAACAACCGGTTGCGCAAACTGGCAGTGACCGATGAACTGACAGGGCTGCGGAACCGCCGCGCCTTTGAGGAACGGCTGGTAATGGAGTTTTCCATGGCGCGACGGCGGAAGCGGGAGCTTGCGGTATTACTGCTCGATGTGGACGACTTCAAAAAGGTGAATGACCGCTGGGGTCATGCCGCGGGTGACGAGGTATTGCGCCGGCTGGGAAGGATCCTGCAGACGACAGTGCGGCTGCCTGACTTGCCTGCAAGATATGGCGGCGAGGAGTTTGCCGTGTTGCTGCCCGAGAGCGGCCAGGAAAGCGCCCTGGGACTGGCCCGGCGGGTGATGGAAAGGGTGGCGAGCGAGAGATGGGACAATGCGCCGTTGACAATTAGCATTGGCATGGCGGCACTGAACGATTCGTCGATGGACGGTTTTCAGTTGGTAGAAATGGCCGATGAAGCCCTGTATGCGGCCAAACGGGCGGGAAAGAATCGCGTGGTAGCGCATAACGGCTGA
- the rplQ gene encoding 50S ribosomal protein L17 yields MRHRNAGFKLGRNTSHRRAMLRNLVTSIILMDRVETTITKCKATRPLVEKMITLGKRGDVHARRQAAAYLMTPESVDRLFAVVAPRYGARNGGYLRIIRSGARKGDAAEMAFIELLGAEHELNEKAQKRAEARTKKREELAKQMEERGPGEAPDPNAEP; encoded by the coding sequence ATGCGCCACCGTAATGCAGGATTCAAACTAGGCCGCAACACCAGCCATCGTCGCGCCATGCTGCGCAACCTCGTCACCTCTATCATTCTGATGGATCGTGTCGAGACCACCATCACCAAGTGCAAGGCCACCCGTCCTCTCGTCGAGAAGATGATTACCCTCGGCAAGCGCGGAGATGTCCACGCCCGTCGCCAGGCTGCCGCCTACCTGATGACGCCCGAATCCGTCGATCGTCTCTTCGCGGTGGTCGCACCCCGTTACGGAGCCCGTAACGGCGGTTATCTCCGCATCATTCGCAGCGGAGCTCGCAAAGGTGATGCTGCAGAGATGGCATTCATCGAACTCCTCGGCGCCGAGCACGAGCTGAACGAGAAAGCTCAGAAGCGTGCCGAAGCTCGTACCAAAAAACGTGAGGAACTCGCCAAGCAGATGGAAGAGCGCGGTCCCGGCGAAGCTCCGGACCCCAACGCAGAGCCATAA
- a CDS encoding adenylate kinase: protein MQTLSRDSAVNHSPAHADNTFLPGPVLLLGAPGVGKGTQAQLLMAAFGIPQISTGDILRENIAKGTELGKTAKGLMDRGQLVPDQVVNDMVQARLTGDDVHAGYILDGFPRTLAQATWLDAHLPIFRETPQLVAINIRVDEDELLRRITGRRTCSVCKHIYNIYSHPPAKPGICDIDGSPLQHRSDDTEEAFAERMKAYESLTSPVIEHYRASNRFRAVDGEAPVEQVAQSIVAALKELRQI from the coding sequence GTGCAAACATTGAGCAGGGATTCCGCAGTAAATCATTCACCGGCCCACGCAGACAACACCTTTCTGCCCGGGCCGGTACTTCTTTTGGGCGCCCCCGGCGTAGGCAAGGGGACCCAGGCCCAGCTGTTGATGGCTGCCTTCGGCATACCGCAAATTTCCACCGGTGATATTCTCCGCGAGAACATCGCTAAGGGAACTGAACTGGGCAAGACTGCAAAGGGCTTGATGGATAGGGGGCAGCTCGTCCCCGACCAGGTCGTCAATGACATGGTGCAGGCGCGCCTTACTGGTGATGACGTCCACGCCGGCTACATTCTCGATGGCTTTCCCCGTACTCTCGCACAGGCCACCTGGCTCGACGCTCATCTTCCAATCTTTCGCGAAACGCCTCAGCTGGTTGCCATCAACATTCGCGTGGATGAGGATGAATTACTACGCCGCATCACCGGCCGTCGCACCTGTTCCGTTTGCAAGCACATTTACAATATTTACTCACATCCACCCGCGAAGCCGGGGATCTGCGATATCGATGGAAGTCCGCTCCAGCACCGCAGTGATGATACGGAAGAGGCTTTCGCTGAACGAATGAAGGCTTACGAATCTCTAACTTCGCCAGTGATCGAACACTATCGTGCCAGCAACCGTTTCCGTGCGGTAGACGGCGAGGCTCCGGTAGAGCAGGTAGCTCAAAGCATCGTCGCCGCCCTCAAAGAGCTTCGCCAAATCTAA
- the rbfA gene encoding 30S ribosome-binding factor RbfA, whose product MPEQRARTYHRNRVANTFSEEIGAMLEGELSDPRIAPSYVTDVVLAPGGKSARVFIAVQGTEEEEDSTLEALTTARAYIRTQLRDRMGVRHVPELSFAIDRSEKMTGRMDELLNRMRKREKKAAPSKP is encoded by the coding sequence ATGCCCGAGCAACGAGCCAGAACGTACCACCGAAACCGAGTAGCGAATACTTTCTCCGAAGAGATAGGCGCAATGCTCGAAGGCGAGCTATCTGATCCGCGTATTGCGCCGAGCTACGTCACTGACGTAGTTCTTGCGCCCGGCGGCAAATCCGCTCGTGTCTTCATCGCTGTTCAGGGTACCGAAGAGGAAGAGGACTCCACTCTCGAAGCCCTGACCACGGCTCGCGCCTACATCCGCACGCAACTGCGTGACCGGATGGGTGTTCGCCACGTCCCTGAGCTTAGCTTTGCGATTGACCGCTCCGAAAAAATGACTGGTCGCATGGACGAGCTTCTGAACCGCATGCGCAAACGGGAAAAGAAGGCGGCCCCATCCAAACCATGA